A genomic stretch from Achromobacter spanius includes:
- a CDS encoding YdaU family protein, whose product MNYYPHHIGDFNSATRHLTRIERSVYRDLIELYYDTEAPLCGDVDKLCRLLIARSDEEQAAVVQVLGEFFVDTEQGWRHARCDAEIARYHGNKEAKSAAGKASAAKRARLACRPVKAAEDVAENVALEAAQQDGAAQQPLNTRATNHEPEPGTQSQKKKEPGPCKRNAGFDATGVALPEWLDRADWVSWVVDRKARKKPITEEGARRQLQQLAGYRAEGIAACEVIAHSIASGYLGLYPPRDRPRIAASSRAGQRADWSSELRSVLAEGRVRGEIDMGVIDASR is encoded by the coding sequence ATGAACTACTACCCCCATCACATTGGCGATTTCAATAGCGCCACGCGGCACCTGACGCGCATCGAACGCAGCGTCTATCGCGACTTGATCGAACTCTATTACGACACCGAAGCCCCCTTGTGCGGGGACGTCGACAAGCTCTGCCGCTTGTTGATTGCGCGCTCTGACGAAGAGCAGGCCGCGGTGGTCCAGGTGCTGGGCGAATTTTTCGTGGACACCGAGCAAGGCTGGCGGCATGCGCGTTGCGATGCCGAGATTGCCCGCTACCACGGCAACAAGGAAGCGAAGTCCGCGGCTGGCAAGGCCAGCGCGGCCAAGCGGGCGCGGCTGGCTTGCCGGCCGGTGAAAGCGGCAGAGGACGTGGCAGAAAACGTGGCATTGGAAGCGGCACAGCAGGACGGGGCGGCGCAACAGCCGTTGAACACCCGTGCAACCAACCATGAACCAGAACCAGGAACCCAAAGCCAGAAAAAAAAGGAACCTGGGCCATGCAAGCGCAATGCAGGTTTTGACGCCACGGGCGTTGCATTGCCCGAATGGCTGGACCGCGCTGACTGGGTCAGTTGGGTAGTGGATCGCAAAGCCCGCAAGAAGCCGATTACCGAAGAGGGCGCGCGGCGGCAGTTGCAACAGCTTGCGGGCTACCGCGCCGAGGGCATTGCCGCGTGCGAGGTCATCGCCCACAGCATCGCCAGCGGCTATCTGGGGCTGTACCCACCGCGCGATAGGCCGCGCATCGCCGCAAGCAGCCGCGCAGGGCAACGCGCCGACTGGTCATCTGAACTGCGCAGCGTGCTGGCTGAAGGCCGGGTACGTGGCGAGATCGACATGGGGGTGATCGATGCAAGTCGCTGA
- a CDS encoding phage structural protein: MSVKTYAPNQVKIVMGALPISGLAEDTFVTVAEIGEGIASVVGVDGEVARSMSRDSRLRITLTLMQTSASNAALTALHQADRATEGNGAVPVSVTDLRGTSLHASDSAWIVKMPDAGYGAKVGNREWTIETGPAINVIGGNT, encoded by the coding sequence ATGTCTGTCAAAACCTACGCACCCAACCAGGTGAAGATCGTGATGGGCGCGCTGCCCATCTCGGGCCTTGCCGAAGACACCTTTGTCACCGTCGCCGAAATCGGCGAAGGCATTGCCTCCGTCGTCGGGGTCGACGGCGAGGTGGCGCGCTCGATGTCGCGCGATTCGCGCTTGCGCATCACGCTGACGCTGATGCAGACCAGCGCCAGCAACGCCGCGCTGACCGCGCTGCACCAGGCCGACCGCGCCACCGAGGGCAACGGCGCCGTGCCGGTGTCGGTGACCGACCTGCGCGGCACGTCGTTGCATGCCTCGGATTCGGCGTGGATCGTCAAGATGCCCGACGCCGGCTACGGCGCCAAGGTGGGCAACCGCGAATGGACGATCGAGACCGGCCCGGCCATCAACGTGATCGGGGGCAATACCTGA
- a CDS encoding phage tail assembly chaperone, whose amino-acid sequence MDDRDRPGHQRDRGQYLMSAVKEVTIGTTIFRISRFDPFRQLKLLGDLQKEVLPAAGSMLTSVFNVEGASEGRDESAMLNAFRELSAKLGGDALGGWAERLIDPELVSFELAGREPQKLTSAHRGLAFADYAEILELLFHILEHNFAGPLARWAGRFGPARAKLASLSGGSTQASKES is encoded by the coding sequence ATGGACGATCGAGACCGGCCCGGCCATCAACGTGATCGGGGGCAATACCTGATGAGCGCCGTCAAGGAAGTGACCATCGGCACCACTATCTTCCGGATCTCGCGGTTCGATCCTTTCCGCCAGTTGAAGCTGCTGGGCGACTTGCAAAAGGAAGTGCTGCCGGCCGCCGGGTCGATGCTGACCTCGGTGTTCAACGTGGAAGGCGCCAGCGAAGGCCGCGACGAAAGCGCGATGCTGAATGCCTTCCGGGAGCTCTCGGCCAAGCTGGGCGGCGACGCCCTGGGCGGCTGGGCCGAGCGCCTGATCGACCCGGAGCTGGTCAGTTTCGAGCTGGCCGGCCGCGAGCCCCAGAAGCTGACGTCCGCCCATCGCGGCCTGGCCTTTGCCGACTACGCCGAAATCCTGGAGCTGTTGTTCCACATTCTTGAGCACAACTTCGCCGGCCCTTTGGCGCGTTGGGCCGGCCGCTTTGGTCCGGCCCGCGCGAAGCTGGCGAGCCTGTCGGGCGGTTCGACGCAGGCTTCGAAAGAGAGTTGA
- a CDS encoding phage baseplate plug family protein produces the protein MIQILVPDANDSLTETELDGMTYFLRLSWNSEARQWVLSIENAYNELIVAGIAVVPDSRLLAGYRHLSVPAGELVALAPDRRDTISRAALPSGEVALLYINADEVANGQV, from the coding sequence ATGATCCAGATACTCGTACCGGACGCCAACGACAGCCTCACTGAAACGGAGCTGGACGGCATGACTTACTTCTTGCGCCTGTCGTGGAACAGCGAGGCGCGGCAATGGGTGCTGTCCATCGAGAACGCCTACAACGAACTGATCGTGGCGGGCATTGCGGTGGTCCCGGATTCCCGCTTGTTGGCGGGGTACCGGCATCTATCCGTGCCCGCCGGCGAACTGGTGGCCTTGGCGCCCGACCGGCGCGACACCATCAGCCGTGCGGCGCTGCCGTCGGGCGAGGTGGCGCTGCTCTACATCAACGCCGACGAGGTGGCCAATGGCCAGGTTTGA
- a CDS encoding Gp138 family membrane-puncturing spike protein, which yields MNNAVTLMRRLIATELADVYTTLPGEVVAYDGTFVTARPALAKRLANGDVLPPPQVVRVPVCWPVGDVNGAQALISVPLAPGDAIKLSFSARALENWLAGDNGPPDDPRQFDLSDAFASPLLRPGTIAADTQNVSIQYGPGTLKLSPTGDLTFHVKTWTVQAEQATFNTPVTINGPLTYTQGMSGEGGQGGASMRIRGGVAYEGGAITHNGKSIGDTHRHAYAGGTTEGPI from the coding sequence ATGAACAACGCGGTAACCCTGATGCGCCGTCTTATCGCGACGGAGCTGGCGGACGTCTACACGACGCTGCCGGGCGAAGTCGTCGCCTATGACGGCACGTTCGTCACAGCCCGCCCCGCGCTGGCCAAGCGGTTGGCCAATGGCGACGTTTTGCCGCCGCCGCAAGTGGTGCGCGTGCCGGTGTGTTGGCCGGTGGGCGATGTGAACGGCGCGCAGGCGCTGATCTCGGTGCCGCTGGCGCCGGGCGACGCGATCAAGCTGTCGTTCTCCGCCCGCGCGCTGGAGAACTGGCTGGCGGGCGATAACGGCCCGCCGGATGACCCGCGCCAGTTTGATCTGTCGGATGCGTTTGCCTCGCCGCTGTTGCGGCCAGGCACGATCGCGGCCGACACGCAGAATGTCAGCATCCAGTACGGACCTGGCACGCTGAAACTGTCACCCACGGGCGACCTGACTTTTCACGTCAAGACCTGGACGGTGCAAGCGGAACAAGCCACCTTCAACACCCCGGTCACGATCAACGGGCCGCTGACCTATACGCAAGGCATGTCGGGCGAGGGCGGCCAGGGCGGTGCGTCGATGCGCATCCGTGGTGGCGTGGCCTACGAAGGCGGCGCGATCACCCATAACGGCAAGAGCATCGGCGACACGCATCGCCACGCCTACGCGGGCGGCACAACCGAGGGGCCAATCTGA
- a CDS encoding phage neck terminator protein: MTPDNAILTLISAAAGGVPVAHSDDTETFPPSPYIAMAVRWVQAGPVETGRVDDDGNQPVHDHRDATVELRSVGVDAYRALDKMGLVLRHPVYEEQAEALGLALFQAGRIERVPPDSAGAASERLGVLELGIRYAQTYTDFVGVIETVTGTITTTGGTTPTLETSFSAKTDPAQ, from the coding sequence ATGACGCCCGACAACGCAATCCTTACGCTGATAAGCGCCGCTGCCGGCGGCGTGCCGGTGGCGCATTCCGACGATACCGAGACCTTCCCGCCGTCGCCATATATCGCCATGGCCGTGCGCTGGGTGCAGGCCGGGCCTGTCGAGACGGGCCGTGTCGATGACGACGGGAACCAGCCGGTGCACGACCATCGCGATGCCACCGTCGAGCTGCGCAGCGTGGGAGTGGATGCGTATCGCGCGTTGGACAAGATGGGCCTGGTCTTGCGCCATCCCGTTTATGAAGAACAAGCCGAAGCGCTGGGCCTGGCCTTGTTTCAGGCCGGCCGCATAGAGCGCGTGCCGCCTGACAGCGCCGGCGCGGCAAGTGAGCGCCTGGGCGTGCTTGAACTGGGCATCCGCTATGCGCAGACCTATACCGATTTTGTCGGCGTCATTGAAACGGTGACCGGCACGATCACGACCACGGGCGGCACCACGCCCACCCTGGAAACCTCTTTCTCCGCGAAGACCGACCCGGCGCAATAG
- a CDS encoding phage baseplate protein, producing the protein MNFVSMIFGWNGGSSIGTLPLDALVNEKTTLTSRATSFAVEDGPPVTDHVVADSEQLTLDGWVTAADISLLGGLRGAALGAGRSKLIGAKDALRKIHADRLPITITTGLDVYADFVMESCSIGRSNGAGDRFELSASFKRIRKVTLRQADIPPEKTSGSATDKAGTTKANAGKQNGVPASQKQRDIFNSSGILSA; encoded by the coding sequence ATGAACTTTGTTTCCATGATCTTCGGATGGAATGGCGGCAGCAGCATCGGCACCTTGCCCTTGGACGCGCTGGTCAACGAAAAGACCACGCTCACCAGCCGCGCGACGTCGTTTGCCGTGGAAGACGGCCCGCCCGTTACGGACCACGTGGTGGCGGATTCCGAGCAACTGACGCTGGACGGCTGGGTGACGGCGGCTGACATCAGCTTGCTGGGCGGCCTGCGCGGCGCGGCCTTGGGCGCCGGCCGGTCAAAGTTGATCGGCGCGAAGGACGCGCTGCGCAAGATCCATGCGGACCGCCTGCCCATCACCATCACGACCGGGCTGGATGTCTACGCCGACTTCGTGATGGAAAGCTGCTCCATCGGGCGCAGCAACGGCGCCGGCGACCGCTTCGAACTATCCGCCAGCTTCAAGCGCATCCGCAAGGTGACGTTGCGACAGGCGGATATCCCGCCGGAAAAAACCTCGGGCAGCGCAACGGACAAGGCCGGAACCACCAAAGCCAACGCCGGTAAGCAAAACGGCGTGCCCGCCAGCCAGAAGCAACGCGACATTTTCAACTCGTCAGGAATTCTGAGCGCATGA
- a CDS encoding S24 family peptidase, with product MKMWTIEEEAAALRARFEGVNRAAFARDHQVKGGQAMIYQHITGRRPIGIEAAMAYAEGFGCTLAAISPRLAAEAKKAASLSAAAPLAAPATDVAWPFASVPQSLIKGLADDQLKRLEGALLLALGQMGVKTKAAAAQSKSPQSKRGALLNIDAIADEFPMAPVSAAPWDPDGITTHQAERMQALRISTAANVGHVAHAGYSANDQEFMPVPELDVRLAAGRLGIENYHETEIGEILLRRSFLESFKLPINRMKIVYAQGDSMEPVIRNGGPMLFFEDPITDPREIDPRTVYAINHGGKMIVKCIAREREGGWLAKSLNPAYAPFALEKEDGCEVRIVGRILWSPYDLRNGVDERLL from the coding sequence ATGAAAATGTGGACTATCGAAGAGGAAGCCGCCGCGCTGCGCGCACGCTTTGAAGGCGTGAACCGCGCGGCCTTTGCTCGTGACCACCAGGTGAAGGGCGGCCAGGCGATGATTTATCAACACATCACCGGCCGCCGTCCCATTGGGATTGAAGCGGCCATGGCCTATGCCGAAGGGTTTGGCTGCACGCTGGCTGCGATCAGCCCGCGCTTGGCAGCCGAAGCCAAGAAGGCCGCATCGCTGTCGGCGGCCGCGCCACTTGCCGCCCCGGCCACGGACGTGGCATGGCCCTTTGCTTCGGTGCCGCAGTCGCTGATCAAAGGCTTGGCCGACGATCAGCTCAAGCGCCTGGAAGGCGCGCTGCTATTGGCGCTGGGCCAGATGGGCGTCAAGACGAAAGCGGCGGCCGCGCAATCCAAGTCCCCGCAATCCAAGCGCGGCGCCCTATTGAATATCGACGCGATCGCGGACGAATTTCCCATGGCACCGGTATCGGCAGCGCCCTGGGATCCGGACGGCATCACCACGCATCAGGCCGAACGCATGCAGGCGCTGCGCATCAGCACCGCCGCCAACGTCGGCCACGTCGCGCACGCGGGCTATTCCGCCAACGACCAGGAATTCATGCCCGTCCCCGAGCTGGATGTGCGCCTGGCCGCCGGCCGGCTTGGCATCGAAAACTATCACGAGACCGAGATCGGCGAAATCCTGCTGCGCCGTTCATTTCTGGAATCGTTCAAGCTGCCGATCAACCGCATGAAGATCGTGTATGCGCAAGGCGACAGCATGGAACCCGTGATACGTAACGGCGGACCCATGCTGTTCTTCGAAGACCCCATCACCGACCCGCGCGAGATCGACCCGCGCACGGTCTACGCCATCAACCATGGCGGCAAGATGATCGTGAAATGCATCGCGCGGGAACGCGAAGGCGGCTGGCTGGCCAAGTCCTTGAACCCGGCTTATGCGCCTTTCGCGCTTGAGAAAGAAGACGGATGCGAGGTTCGCATCGTCGGGCGGATCTTGTGGTCGCCTTATGACTTGCGCAATGGGGTGGATGAGCGCTTGCTGTAG
- a CDS encoding DUF3383 family protein — translation MAKIDRIVNVAISLNTTAIKEQNFSDLLILGAHALAVNRILALTEPGELLDMGMAPTDPLYIAVRDAFKQIPTVARVFVGRRQVDTSRVTVTRAAVSEYLVSLSWRDAQGAVQKVDVATSGLPDSTPQTLATALAAVIADTDAPVTAAATGADVTVTAAETGQAVAIAVKGNLQLAAPVSTETPSAALNACLRENGDWYGVSLASRAEADVLDAAEWVESNERLFGVSSAQAGIIDAAASNDIASQCQQKQFFRTHVWYHGQAASEALDAAVAANRFTFYPGGETWANTRLSGVSYDSLTEGQALAAHAKNANTFEQMRNFAVTQNGKVAAGEWIDVIRGRDWLAEQVKINVASQLINANGKVPYTDAGIQVLVNGIRQALLLGQSRGLVAPDEIDDAGRKIPGFVINVPRAASVSTNDKANRILRDLSFSARLAGAIHVAEIKGNLTYQQL, via the coding sequence ATGGCAAAAATCGACCGGATCGTCAATGTGGCGATCTCGCTGAACACCACGGCGATCAAGGAGCAGAACTTCTCTGACCTCTTGATTCTTGGCGCGCACGCGCTGGCCGTCAACCGCATCCTGGCGCTGACCGAGCCGGGCGAGCTGTTGGACATGGGCATGGCGCCGACCGACCCGCTTTACATCGCTGTGCGCGATGCGTTCAAGCAGATCCCGACCGTGGCGCGCGTTTTCGTGGGCCGCCGCCAAGTGGATACGTCGCGTGTGACCGTTACGCGCGCCGCCGTGTCGGAGTACCTGGTTTCGCTGTCGTGGCGCGATGCGCAAGGCGCGGTGCAGAAGGTGGACGTGGCGACGTCGGGCCTGCCCGACAGCACGCCCCAGACCCTGGCCACCGCCTTGGCCGCCGTCATCGCCGACACCGATGCACCGGTGACGGCAGCCGCCACGGGCGCCGATGTCACGGTAACCGCTGCCGAGACCGGCCAAGCGGTTGCGATCGCCGTGAAGGGCAACCTGCAACTGGCCGCGCCGGTCAGCACCGAAACCCCGTCGGCCGCGTTGAACGCCTGCCTGCGTGAAAACGGCGACTGGTACGGCGTGTCCTTGGCCAGCCGTGCCGAAGCCGATGTGCTGGACGCCGCCGAGTGGGTGGAATCGAACGAGCGCCTGTTCGGTGTGTCCAGCGCCCAGGCCGGCATCATCGATGCCGCCGCGTCCAACGACATCGCGTCCCAATGCCAGCAGAAGCAGTTCTTCCGCACCCATGTCTGGTACCACGGCCAGGCCGCCAGCGAAGCCCTGGACGCCGCCGTCGCCGCCAACCGCTTCACCTTCTATCCGGGCGGTGAGACGTGGGCCAACACGCGGCTTTCAGGCGTCAGCTATGACAGCCTGACCGAAGGCCAGGCGCTGGCCGCGCATGCCAAAAACGCCAACACCTTCGAGCAGATGCGCAACTTTGCCGTGACGCAAAACGGCAAGGTTGCCGCGGGCGAATGGATCGATGTGATCCGTGGCCGCGACTGGTTGGCCGAGCAAGTGAAGATCAACGTGGCGTCGCAACTGATCAACGCCAACGGCAAGGTGCCGTACACCGACGCCGGCATCCAGGTGCTGGTCAACGGCATCCGCCAGGCGCTGCTGCTGGGCCAAAGCCGTGGCTTGGTCGCGCCCGATGAAATCGATGACGCGGGCCGCAAGATTCCCGGCTTTGTCATCAACGTGCCGCGCGCGGCCAGCGTGTCGACGAACGACAAGGCCAACCGCATCCTGCGCGACCTGAGCTTCAGCGCCCGCCTTGCCGGCGCCATCCATGTTGCCGAAATCAAGGGCAACCTCACCTACCAACAACTGTAA
- a CDS encoding phage protein, translated as MARFDRVYRLLVGKTGGQGLEIAPPIRMTFDIAKTAAEEPNDAKITVYNLAAQTRRTLEEPGLRCVLYAGYAEEGGPLLMASGSIVYAYTRYDQPNVVTELTVKDGYIEVRDTAVSIGLGPGARASDIIRDIARQMGLPLLMADDAPDRRWEQGVSFYGAARTALHKVTQGTGLEWSIQNQQLQVVQRLGTTRRQAVVLAVDTGLLGQPERTRAAASEKAKSKAKAPGQDGAAAPAATATPASGQQQRDGWKVKSLLLPTISPGDLVKLESRSVAAFQRAETVRHTGDSEGGDWQTELTLLDPHPTSAKKEQS; from the coding sequence ATGGCCAGGTTTGACCGCGTTTACCGGCTGCTGGTGGGCAAGACCGGCGGACAAGGGCTGGAGATTGCGCCGCCCATACGCATGACCTTCGACATCGCCAAGACCGCCGCCGAAGAACCCAACGACGCCAAGATCACCGTGTACAACCTGGCCGCGCAAACCCGCCGCACGCTGGAAGAACCCGGCCTGCGCTGTGTGCTGTACGCGGGCTATGCGGAAGAGGGCGGCCCCTTGCTGATGGCGTCCGGCAGCATCGTGTATGCGTATACCCGCTATGACCAGCCGAACGTGGTGACGGAATTGACGGTCAAGGACGGCTATATCGAAGTCCGCGACACGGCGGTCTCGATCGGCTTGGGGCCTGGCGCGCGCGCCAGCGACATCATCCGCGACATCGCGCGGCAAATGGGCCTGCCGTTGCTCATGGCCGACGATGCGCCCGACCGTCGGTGGGAGCAGGGCGTTTCTTTCTACGGCGCGGCACGCACGGCACTGCACAAGGTCACGCAGGGAACCGGGCTGGAATGGTCGATCCAGAATCAGCAGTTGCAGGTTGTGCAGCGGCTGGGCACCACGCGGCGGCAAGCCGTTGTGCTGGCCGTGGACACCGGCTTGTTGGGCCAACCCGAACGCACGCGGGCAGCCGCCAGCGAGAAGGCGAAATCGAAGGCAAAGGCGCCGGGGCAGGACGGTGCCGCTGCGCCCGCCGCCACCGCCACGCCCGCCAGCGGCCAGCAGCAGCGCGACGGCTGGAAGGTCAAGTCGCTGTTGCTGCCGACCATCAGCCCCGGTGATCTCGTCAAGTTGGAAAGCCGTTCGGTAGCGGCCTTTCAACGCGCGGAAACCGTGCGCCATACCGGCGATAGCGAAGGCGGCGACTGGCAAACGGAATTGACCCTGCTCGACCCCCACCCAACCTCCGCAAAAAAGGAGCAGTCATGA
- a CDS encoding transcriptional regulator → MNLHDYFDCEGAITAAALARRVGVSPALVYQWRTGRRPVPVKHCALIELATCGWVTRRDLRPTDCIRIWPELAEGHKAQ, encoded by the coding sequence ATGAACCTACATGACTATTTCGATTGCGAGGGAGCCATTACCGCTGCGGCGCTGGCTCGGCGCGTGGGGGTATCGCCCGCGCTGGTCTACCAGTGGCGCACCGGGCGCCGGCCGGTGCCGGTCAAGCATTGCGCTCTGATTGAGCTGGCCACGTGCGGCTGGGTCACCCGGCGCGATTTGCGTCCCACGGATTGCATTCGAATCTGGCCGGAGCTGGCCGAAGGGCACAAGGCGCAATGA
- a CDS encoding PA2169 family four-helix-bundle protein, with protein MADHVIKTLNHLIETSKNGQKGFEAAADDTKDPELQLLFRNRAQDCAAGAAELQTVIAQLGGVPEDSGTVAGAVHRGWTNLKAAVAGRTDLAILEECERGEDVAKAAYADALKEPLPEEIRVIVERQQAGVLRNHDQIRDLRNRYKAAK; from the coding sequence ATGGCTGACCACGTCATCAAGACACTGAACCACCTCATCGAAACCTCGAAGAACGGACAGAAGGGCTTTGAAGCCGCGGCCGATGATACGAAGGACCCCGAGCTGCAGTTGCTATTCAGGAACCGGGCACAAGATTGCGCCGCGGGGGCTGCGGAGTTGCAAACCGTGATCGCGCAGTTGGGTGGCGTACCCGAGGACAGTGGCACGGTCGCGGGCGCGGTGCATCGCGGTTGGACCAACCTGAAGGCCGCCGTGGCCGGGCGCACCGATCTGGCGATTTTGGAAGAGTGTGAGCGCGGCGAGGACGTGGCCAAGGCGGCCTATGCTGACGCGCTGAAGGAACCGCTGCCGGAAGAAATTCGCGTGATCGTGGAGCGGCAGCAGGCTGGCGTATTGCGAAATCACGATCAGATTCGCGACCTGCGGAATCGCTACAAGGCCGCGAAGTAA
- a CDS encoding tape measure protein yields MIVVREVVTLLRHHVDTSGLQAYQQAFEAMLQSMADATVRASAAMRRALAGVLPSVVSTQQAIRVLATSGPTISRQATSGQAAGGRATSGQATGGLATSGQATSAQATNPQAKSAVARPQGGIPAPRQHATALGGLRGVVELTLGASPLKRILSGIDAWVQIQERLRQAAGSGAQAVEADRDLARVSRASRTPYADNVDTYARSAQTLQDHGRSPRDAAGITEAVALAMRLSQTPAEDRGGVVAALLKMVEQGRLGLEEYNALPRRMQDALAAGLNVDRVQLRQQVQGGQVSADRALPALQSQLPAMRTEAEAAPASITAAMTVFNDALQRYVGQALPAGRSVLNGVTASILFLADNIDAVVKLLALTGASIGLVSLGNWLRRASVLSVGLFQALVAATRAALGLDAAMAMRRGPAGAMQMLSVWSRSLAPMLRMAAVLTTIYLIGEDIANWLGGGDSVLGGWIGGVEQWQDELNAVSAVLGFVKDLLGGAGEALGPWIQRFGTIGVLAYGLWQILSPIGGFLLNLATVVVPMLWNAFAMTPIGRIISLIGMLAVALWQVWENWDVIKAYISASWDALMAMALDSFLGPVIEYIAAIWQFWTALVNGVVAAFKGDWDGAIAHWAGAFNGLWTFFSNMGGRMMATIKQIGDAIQTWVLDKLKVAKDWFLSLVPDALKSEPDAQASVMDGWKSEGQQGGQQGLQSGALPSDQAAWWAVASGVSLPVVPPANVFGPGPLPGRAPFMYQNRNDIVVNVSGGDSQAVRGAVAQGVDQGLYRNFNYLTNAWDLASPVEATT; encoded by the coding sequence ATGATCGTGGTACGAGAGGTGGTGACGCTGCTGCGCCACCACGTGGACACAAGCGGCTTGCAGGCTTACCAGCAGGCGTTTGAAGCCATGCTGCAATCCATGGCTGACGCAACCGTCCGGGCCAGCGCCGCCATGCGACGCGCGTTGGCGGGCGTGTTGCCCAGCGTGGTGAGCACGCAGCAGGCGATACGCGTGTTGGCGACAAGCGGACCGACGATAAGCCGACAGGCAACAAGCGGCCAGGCAGCAGGCGGGCGGGCGACAAGCGGACAGGCAACAGGCGGGCTGGCAACAAGCGGCCAAGCCACAAGTGCGCAGGCAACAAACCCGCAGGCGAAAAGCGCCGTGGCCCGGCCGCAAGGCGGCATCCCGGCGCCCCGCCAGCACGCGACCGCGCTGGGCGGCTTGCGCGGCGTTGTTGAACTGACGCTTGGCGCATCGCCGCTCAAGCGCATCCTGAGCGGCATCGACGCCTGGGTGCAGATCCAGGAACGCCTGCGGCAAGCGGCGGGATCGGGCGCGCAAGCGGTCGAGGCCGACCGCGACCTGGCCCGCGTGTCGCGCGCCAGCCGCACGCCGTATGCCGACAACGTCGACACCTATGCCCGGTCCGCGCAGACGCTGCAAGACCACGGGCGTTCCCCGCGTGACGCTGCCGGCATCACCGAGGCCGTGGCCTTGGCCATGCGCCTGTCGCAGACCCCGGCCGAGGACCGGGGCGGTGTCGTGGCGGCGCTGTTGAAGATGGTGGAACAGGGCAGGCTGGGCCTTGAGGAATACAACGCGCTGCCTCGCCGCATGCAGGACGCGCTGGCTGCCGGCCTGAATGTGGACCGTGTCCAGTTGCGCCAGCAGGTGCAAGGCGGCCAGGTCTCGGCCGACCGCGCATTGCCCGCGCTGCAATCGCAGTTGCCCGCCATGCGCACGGAAGCCGAGGCCGCGCCCGCGTCCATCACGGCAGCGATGACGGTGTTCAACGACGCCTTGCAGCGCTATGTCGGACAGGCCTTGCCGGCAGGCCGCAGCGTGCTGAACGGGGTGACGGCGTCGATCCTGTTTCTGGCCGACAACATCGACGCGGTCGTCAAGCTGTTGGCACTGACCGGCGCCAGCATCGGGCTGGTCTCGTTGGGCAACTGGCTGCGGCGTGCCAGCGTATTGTCGGTCGGCCTGTTTCAAGCGCTGGTCGCCGCCACGCGCGCCGCGCTCGGGCTGGATGCCGCGATGGCGATGCGCCGTGGGCCGGCGGGCGCGATGCAGATGCTGTCGGTATGGAGCCGATCACTCGCGCCGATGCTGCGCATGGCGGCGGTGTTGACCACGATTTATCTGATCGGGGAAGACATCGCCAACTGGCTGGGCGGCGGCGATTCCGTGCTGGGCGGCTGGATTGGCGGCGTGGAGCAATGGCAGGACGAGCTCAATGCCGTGTCGGCCGTGCTGGGCTTCGTGAAGGACCTGCTGGGAGGCGCGGGCGAGGCGCTGGGGCCGTGGATCCAGCGCTTCGGAACGATTGGCGTGCTGGCCTATGGCCTGTGGCAGATCCTGTCCCCGATCGGCGGATTCTTGCTGAACCTGGCAACAGTCGTCGTGCCGATGCTGTGGAACGCCTTCGCCATGACGCCGATCGGCCGGATCATTTCGTTGATTGGGATGCTGGCCGTCGCGCTGTGGCAGGTCTGGGAAAACTGGGATGTGATCAAGGCATACATCTCGGCATCCTGGGATGCGCTGATGGCGATGGCCCTTGACTCCTTCCTGGGGCCGGTCATCGAATACATCGCGGCTATCTGGCAGTTCTGGACCGCGCTTGTCAACGGCGTCGTGGCCGCCTTCAAGGGCGACTGGGACGGCGCCATCGCGCATTGGGCGGGTGCGTTCAACGGCTTGTGGACGTTCTTCTCGAACATGGGCGGACGGATGATGGCCACGATCAAACAGATCGGCGACGCCATCCAGACCTGGGTGCTGGACAAGCTTAAGGTGGCCAAGGACTGGTTCCTGAGCTTGGTGCCGGACGCATTGAAATCCGAACCGGACGCGCAGGCGTCGGTGATGGACGGTTGGAAGTCGGAGGGGCAACAGGGTGGGCAGCAGGGCTTGCAGTCGGGCGCGTTGCCGAGCGACCAAGCTGCATGGTGGGCCGTGGCAAGCGGTGTTTCGCTTCCGGTCGTGCCTCCAGCCAACGTGTTCGGCCCCGGGCCGCTGCCCGGTCGCGCGCCATTCATGTACCAGAACCGCAACGACATTGTCGTCAACGTGTCGGGGGGCGATAGCCAGGCCGTGCGCGGGGCGGTTGCCCAAGGCGTGGATCAGGGGCTGTACCGAAACTTTAACTACCTGACGAATGCGTGGGACCTGGCGTCTCCCGTTGAGGCCACCACCTAG